A window of Cohnella herbarum contains these coding sequences:
- the purB gene encoding adenylosuccinate lyase — translation MLERYSRPEMRAIWTEENKFNAWLEVELCACEAWAELGHIPHEDTVELRKNAKFDIDRINEIELETRHDVIAFTRAVSESLGAERKWVHYGLTSTDVVDTAMGYLLLQANAILKKDIENFISIVRDQAIKYKDTPMMGRTHGVHAEPTTFGLKLALWHEEMKRNLERFERAADGVQFGKMSGAVGTYANIDPAVEEFVCRKLGIKAAPISTQTLQRDRHAEYMATLALIATSIDKFATEIRGLQKSEFREVEEPFGKGQKGSSAMPHKRNPIGCENMSGLSRVIRGHMLTAYENVPLWHERDISHSSAERIILPDATMLLNYMLNRFGNIVKNLTVFPENMKRNMTRTYNVPFSGRVMTKLIDKGFSREQAYDTVQPRAMQAWEEQRDFRDIVESTKEMTDVLSAEEIAECFDPTWHLKHVGTIFERLGLK, via the coding sequence ATGTTAGAACGTTATAGCCGCCCCGAGATGAGGGCCATTTGGACGGAAGAAAACAAATTCAACGCTTGGCTGGAAGTCGAATTATGCGCATGCGAAGCCTGGGCAGAGTTAGGCCATATTCCTCATGAAGACACGGTGGAGCTTCGCAAGAACGCCAAATTCGACATCGATCGCATCAACGAAATCGAGCTCGAAACCCGCCATGACGTCATCGCCTTTACTCGCGCGGTATCCGAAAGCTTGGGCGCGGAACGCAAATGGGTTCATTACGGGCTGACATCGACCGACGTCGTGGATACGGCTATGGGTTATCTGTTATTGCAAGCTAACGCAATATTGAAGAAAGACATCGAGAACTTCATCTCGATTGTTCGCGATCAAGCGATTAAATACAAAGACACTCCGATGATGGGCCGTACGCACGGCGTTCATGCCGAGCCGACGACTTTCGGATTGAAACTGGCATTGTGGCACGAAGAAATGAAACGCAACTTAGAGCGGTTTGAGCGCGCTGCGGACGGCGTTCAATTCGGTAAAATGTCCGGCGCCGTCGGCACTTACGCGAATATCGATCCGGCTGTTGAAGAGTTCGTATGTCGGAAGCTGGGGATCAAGGCGGCACCGATCTCGACACAAACGCTGCAACGCGACCGCCATGCGGAATATATGGCGACTTTGGCGTTGATCGCGACTTCGATCGACAAGTTCGCGACGGAAATTCGCGGCTTGCAGAAGAGCGAATTCCGCGAAGTCGAAGAGCCGTTCGGCAAAGGCCAGAAGGGTTCGTCGGCAATGCCGCACAAGCGCAACCCGATCGGTTGCGAGAACATGAGCGGCTTGTCCCGCGTTATTCGCGGACATATGTTGACCGCGTACGAGAACGTTCCTCTGTGGCACGAACGCGATATCTCCCACTCCTCCGCGGAAAGAATTATTTTGCCGGACGCGACGATGCTTCTGAACTATATGCTTAACCGTTTCGGCAACATTGTGAAGAACTTGACGGTATTCCCGGAAAATATGAAGCGCAATATGACTCGTACTTACAATGTGCCTTTCTCCGGCCGCGTTATGACGAAGTTGATCGACAAAGGCTTCAGCCGCGAGCAAGCTTACGATACGGTTCAACCGCGCGCGATGCAGGCGTGGGAAGAACAACGCGACTTCCGCGATATCGTGGAGTCGACGAAGGAAATGACGGATGT
- the purK gene encoding 5-(carboxyamino)imidazole ribonucleotide synthase, whose protein sequence is MSYGDTNGNINGDAIGNTNGNTNGEKLVSLFGGEGAVCDAFGCEIVGVDEGAASSQPRTILPGATIGVLGGGQLGRMLAHAGNRLGYRFVTLDPTPNSPCGQTASQIVAAYDDQEAARELAKRSDIITYEFENVDAGVAAMLEKESYVPQGSALLYTTQHRLREKRAVEAAGVKVAPYAEIVSLESLRESAALLGLPAVLKTATGGYDGKGQWVLRAEDELEPAWNEASRSGTQLVLEKFIVFDKEISVIAARRPSGEVKTFPPAENVHVHNILHLSIVPARIDDSVRREAEKLAVSIAETLGVVGLIAVELFLTADGQLYVNELAPRPHNSGHYTMEACRTSQFEQHVRAICDLPLGDTALLSPVVMANILGEHMEPLLAWMADHDAEAERLGVEPKVHLYGKAEAKHKRKMGHLNVLAPNVEAALEWITQSNIWRV, encoded by the coding sequence ATGAGCTACGGGGATACAAACGGGAATATCAACGGAGATGCAATCGGGAATACAAACGGGAATACAAACGGAGAAAAATTAGTGAGTTTGTTCGGCGGAGAAGGCGCTGTATGCGATGCGTTCGGATGCGAGATCGTCGGCGTCGACGAGGGAGCGGCTAGTTCGCAGCCTCGAACGATCTTGCCTGGAGCGACCATCGGCGTGCTTGGCGGCGGGCAACTGGGACGGATGTTGGCGCATGCGGGCAACCGTCTCGGGTATCGGTTCGTCACGCTTGATCCGACTCCCAATAGTCCTTGCGGACAGACGGCTTCCCAGATCGTAGCGGCTTATGACGATCAAGAAGCGGCACGCGAGCTGGCGAAGCGCTCGGATATCATTACTTATGAATTCGAGAACGTCGATGCGGGAGTAGCGGCTATGTTGGAGAAGGAATCTTACGTACCGCAAGGCAGCGCGTTGTTGTATACGACCCAGCACCGTCTGCGCGAGAAACGCGCGGTCGAAGCGGCGGGCGTGAAGGTTGCTCCTTATGCCGAAATCGTCAGCTTGGAAAGCCTTCGCGAATCGGCCGCTTTGTTGGGCTTGCCAGCCGTGCTCAAAACCGCTACCGGCGGTTATGACGGCAAAGGGCAATGGGTATTGCGAGCCGAAGACGAATTAGAGCCGGCTTGGAACGAAGCAAGCCGAAGCGGTACGCAGCTCGTGCTTGAGAAATTTATCGTGTTCGACAAGGAAATTTCCGTGATCGCGGCCAGACGGCCTTCAGGCGAAGTGAAAACTTTCCCGCCCGCGGAAAACGTCCATGTTCATAATATATTGCACTTATCTATCGTTCCGGCACGTATCGACGATTCGGTGCGACGCGAGGCGGAGAAGTTGGCCGTATCGATAGCCGAGACGCTCGGCGTCGTCGGACTCATCGCGGTCGAGCTGTTCTTGACGGCCGACGGACAATTGTACGTCAACGAATTGGCGCCAAGGCCGCATAATTCGGGCCACTATACGATGGAAGCTTGCCGGACTTCCCAATTCGAGCAGCATGTGCGGGCCATTTGCGACTTGCCGCTCGGCGACACGGCTTTGCTATCGCCGGTCGTCATGGCCAATATCCTCGGCGAACACATGGAACCGCTGCTAGCTTGGATGGCGGATCATGATGCCGAAGCGGAGAGGCTGGGAGTTGAGCCGAAGGTTCATCTTTACGGCAAAGCCGAGGCGAAACATAAACGAAAAATGGGACACCTGAACGTGCTCGCCCCTAACGTGGAAGCGGCCCTGGAATGGATAACCCAATCGAATATATGGAGGGTCTAA
- the purE gene encoding 5-(carboxyamino)imidazole ribonucleotide mutase has translation MSSLVGVIMGSTSDWETMKKACEVLEELDIPYEKKVVSAHRTPDLMFEYAESAVSRGLKVIIAGAGGAAHLPGMVAAKTVLPVIGVPVQSKALNGLDSLLSIVQMPGGIPVATVAIGTAGATNAGLLAAQMIGSFDPEVQARVNARRDRITQEVLENGELPS, from the coding sequence ATGTCGTCACTTGTCGGCGTCATCATGGGAAGCACGTCGGATTGGGAAACGATGAAGAAAGCGTGCGAGGTGCTCGAGGAGCTTGACATTCCATACGAGAAAAAAGTCGTCTCCGCTCATCGGACCCCGGATTTAATGTTCGAATATGCCGAATCCGCCGTTTCGCGCGGGTTAAAGGTTATTATAGCCGGTGCCGGCGGTGCCGCCCATCTTCCGGGCATGGTCGCAGCCAAAACCGTTCTGCCCGTCATCGGAGTGCCTGTTCAGTCGAAGGCCCTGAACGGGCTAGATTCGTTGCTGTCGATCGTGCAGATGCCCGGCGGAATTCCGGTAGCGACGGTAGCGATCGGGACCGCGGGCGCTACGAACGCGGGATTGCTGGCAGCGCAGATGATCGGTTCTTTCGATCCGGAAGTACAGGCCCGGGTAAACGCCCGTCGCGACCGGATTACGCAAGAAGTATTGGAAAACGGAGAATTGCCATCATGA
- a CDS encoding NCS2 family permease — translation MESFFKLKELGTNVRTEIMAGITTFMTMAYILVVNPGILSGADLSFTSVFLATALAAGIFTIAMGLFVNFPVALAPGMGLNAFFATTIVTSKATGHPITPEMGLAAVFISGIIFFILTVTQIRQLLIVAIPDGLKHAITVGIGLFIAIVGMKTSGLVTILVFEDGGTLLSMGHLANPSVWLTIVGLGIIGIFMVLRVKGAILLGMVLITLIGALPGVDLVSFSSLKGADWAPDFGELNFWAMDFADLFTTGLLTAIATFTFVELFDTFGTLVGTANRAGFFKNKEEGTKKVGKAMFVDAVAVSGGAMLGTSTVTAYVESSAGVAAGGRTGLTSVTTGVLFLLSLFLLPIALLIPAPATSAALIIVGVLMVQSVKEIDFTDLVIGIPAFLTITIMAFTYNIANGISFGIVSYVLLAFVASLTGEKKHKIHWLMWVVFVIVIARYVWVGGE, via the coding sequence ATGGAAAGTTTCTTTAAGCTAAAAGAACTGGGGACGAATGTACGCACAGAGATCATGGCGGGAATCACGACCTTCATGACGATGGCCTACATTTTGGTAGTAAACCCGGGAATTTTGTCGGGAGCAGATTTGAGCTTCACATCTGTATTCCTCGCAACCGCGTTAGCGGCAGGTATTTTTACGATTGCAATGGGTTTGTTCGTTAACTTCCCGGTAGCTTTGGCTCCAGGGATGGGACTTAACGCATTCTTCGCAACGACTATCGTTACTTCTAAAGCGACGGGGCATCCGATTACGCCCGAGATGGGACTTGCGGCCGTATTTATTTCAGGTATTATCTTCTTCATCCTAACGGTGACTCAAATTCGTCAGCTGCTTATCGTAGCGATACCGGATGGTTTGAAACATGCGATCACGGTCGGTATCGGCTTGTTCATCGCGATCGTCGGTATGAAAACAAGCGGTCTCGTGACGATCTTAGTGTTCGAAGACGGCGGTACGCTGCTTTCGATGGGGCACTTGGCGAATCCAAGCGTATGGCTGACCATCGTTGGACTCGGGATTATCGGGATTTTCATGGTACTGCGCGTTAAAGGCGCAATCTTGCTCGGTATGGTCTTAATCACCTTAATTGGTGCGCTTCCGGGAGTTGATCTCGTAAGCTTCAGCTCGCTGAAAGGCGCGGACTGGGCTCCGGATTTCGGCGAATTGAACTTCTGGGCGATGGATTTTGCCGACCTCTTCACTACGGGGCTCTTGACGGCAATTGCAACCTTTACTTTCGTTGAGCTATTCGATACGTTCGGAACATTGGTCGGTACGGCCAACCGCGCCGGATTTTTCAAAAATAAAGAAGAAGGCACGAAAAAAGTCGGTAAAGCGATGTTCGTTGACGCGGTAGCGGTCAGCGGCGGCGCGATGCTCGGAACGAGTACGGTAACCGCCTACGTGGAAAGTTCCGCGGGCGTAGCCGCGGGCGGACGCACGGGATTGACTTCCGTAACGACCGGCGTGTTGTTCTTGCTTTCCCTGTTCCTTCTTCCGATCGCGTTGCTTATTCCGGCACCAGCGACTAGCGCCGCGCTGATTATCGTCGGCGTACTGATGGTTCAATCGGTTAAAGAAATCGACTTTACCGACCTGGTTATCGGAATTCCCGCATTCTTAACGATCACGATCATGGCATTCACTTATAATATCGCTAACGGAATTTCCTTCGGAATCGTTTCTTACGTGTTGCTTGCTTTCGTAGCTAGTCTTACGGGCGAGAAGAAACACAAGATTCACTGGCTCATGTGGGTCGTATTCGTCATCGTAATCGCACGTTACGTGTGGGTTGGCGGAGAATAA